The Camelus ferus isolate YT-003-E chromosome 4, BCGSAC_Cfer_1.0, whole genome shotgun sequence genome has a segment encoding these proteins:
- the IL11RA gene encoding interleukin-11 receptor subunit alpha isoform X1 → MSSSCSGLSRVLVAVATALVSASSPCPQAWGPPGVQYGQPGRSMTLCCPGVTAGAPVSWFRDGETRLLQGPDSGLGHELVLARAESTDEGTYICRTLDGALGGMVTLQLGYPPARPVVSCQAADYENFSCTWSPSQVSGLPTRYLTSYRKKTVPGADGQRMSSSTGPWPCPQDPPGAARCVVHGAEFWSQYRINVTEVNPLGASTRLLDVSLQSILRPDPPQGLRVESVPGYPRRLRASWMYPASWPRQPHFLLKFRLQYRPAQHPAWSMVEPAGLEEVITDAVAGLPHAVRVSARDFLDAGTWSAWSPEAWGTPSTGPLPKEIPVGGQQLVQPEEELQADSPAPPRPSLLPDPRPLDHRDPLEQVAVLASLGIFSFLGLVAGALALGLWLRLRPEGKDGPRKPGFLAPMIPVDKLPGVPNL, encoded by the exons ATGAGCAGCAGCTGCTCAGGGCTGAGCAGGGTCCTGGTGGCCGTGGCTACAGCCCTGGTGtctgcctcttctccctgcccccaggcctggggccccCCAG GGGTCCAATATGGGCAGCCTGGCAGGTCCATGACGCTGTGTTGCCCTGGAGTGACTGCGGG GGCCCCCGTGTCCTGGTTTCGGGACGGGGAGACAAGGCTGCTCCAGGGACCCGACTCTGGGCTAGGGCACGAACTGGTCCTGGCCCGGGCAGAAAGCACTGACGAGGGCACCTATATCTGCCGGACCCTGGATGGTGCACTTGGGGGCATGGTGACCCTACAGCTGGGCT ACCCCCCAGCCCGCCCTGTTGTCTCCTGCCAAGCAGCTGACTATGAAAACTTCTCCTGCACTTGGAGTCCCAGCCAGGTTAGCGGTTTACCCACCCGCTACCTCACCTCCTACAG aAAGAAGACAGTGCCAGGAGCTGATGGCCAAAG GATGAGCTCATCCACAGGGCCCTGGCCATGCCCACAGGACCCTCCAGGGGCTGCTCGCTGTGTAGTCCATGGGGCAGAGTTCTGGAGCCAGTACCGGATCAATGTGACTGAAGTGAACCCCCTGGGGGCCAGCACACGCCTGCTGGATGTGAGCTTACAGAGTATCT TGCGCCCTGACCCACCCCAGGGTTTGCGGGTTGAGTCAGTACCTGGCTATCCTCGCCGCCTGCGTGCCAGCTGGATGTACCCTGCCTCCTGGCCCCGCCAGCCCCATTTCCTGCTCAAGTTCCGGCTGCAGTACCGTCCAGCGCAGCATCCAGCCTGGTCCATG GTGGAGCCGGCTGGATTGGAGGAGGTGATCACGGACGCCGTGGCTGGGCTGCCCCATGCCGTGAGGGTCAGTGCCCGGGACTTTTTGGATGCTGGCACCTGGAGCGCCTGGAGCCCCGAGGCCTGGGGGACTCCGAGCACGG GGCCCCTACCGAAAGAGATACCAGTTGGCGGCCAGCAGCTTGTGCAGCCAGAGGAAGAACTTCAGGCGGACAGCCCCGCTCCCCCAAGGCCGTCCCTCCTACCAGACCCGCGGCCACTTG ACCACAGAGACCCCTTGGAGCAGGTGGCTGTGCTGGCATCTTTGGGAATCTTCTCTTTCCTGGGACTGGTAGCTGGGGCCCTGGCACTGGGGCTCTG GCTGAGGCTGAGACCAGAAGGGAAGGATGGACCCCGAAAGCCTGGGTTCTTGGCCCCGATGATTCCAGTGGATAAGCTTCCAG GAGTCCCAAACCTGTAG
- the IL11RA gene encoding interleukin-11 receptor subunit alpha isoform X3 encodes MSSSCSGLSRVLVAVATALVSASSPCPQAWGPPDPPARPVVSCQAADYENFSCTWSPSQVSGLPTRYLTSYRKKTVPGADGQRMSSSTGPWPCPQDPPGAARCVVHGAEFWSQYRINVTEVNPLGASTRLLDVSLQSILRPDPPQGLRVESVPGYPRRLRASWMYPASWPRQPHFLLKFRLQYRPAQHPAWSMVEPAGLEEVITDAVAGLPHAVRVSARDFLDAGTWSAWSPEAWGTPSTGPLPKEIPVGGQQLVQPEEELQADSPAPPRPSLLPDPRPLDHRDPLEQVAVLASLGIFSFLGLVAGALALGLWLRLRPEGKDGPRKPGFLAPMIPVDKLPGVPNL; translated from the exons ATGAGCAGCAGCTGCTCAGGGCTGAGCAGGGTCCTGGTGGCCGTGGCTACAGCCCTGGTGtctgcctcttctccctgcccccaggcctggggccccCCAG ACCCCCCAGCCCGCCCTGTTGTCTCCTGCCAAGCAGCTGACTATGAAAACTTCTCCTGCACTTGGAGTCCCAGCCAGGTTAGCGGTTTACCCACCCGCTACCTCACCTCCTACAG aAAGAAGACAGTGCCAGGAGCTGATGGCCAAAG GATGAGCTCATCCACAGGGCCCTGGCCATGCCCACAGGACCCTCCAGGGGCTGCTCGCTGTGTAGTCCATGGGGCAGAGTTCTGGAGCCAGTACCGGATCAATGTGACTGAAGTGAACCCCCTGGGGGCCAGCACACGCCTGCTGGATGTGAGCTTACAGAGTATCT TGCGCCCTGACCCACCCCAGGGTTTGCGGGTTGAGTCAGTACCTGGCTATCCTCGCCGCCTGCGTGCCAGCTGGATGTACCCTGCCTCCTGGCCCCGCCAGCCCCATTTCCTGCTCAAGTTCCGGCTGCAGTACCGTCCAGCGCAGCATCCAGCCTGGTCCATG GTGGAGCCGGCTGGATTGGAGGAGGTGATCACGGACGCCGTGGCTGGGCTGCCCCATGCCGTGAGGGTCAGTGCCCGGGACTTTTTGGATGCTGGCACCTGGAGCGCCTGGAGCCCCGAGGCCTGGGGGACTCCGAGCACGG GGCCCCTACCGAAAGAGATACCAGTTGGCGGCCAGCAGCTTGTGCAGCCAGAGGAAGAACTTCAGGCGGACAGCCCCGCTCCCCCAAGGCCGTCCCTCCTACCAGACCCGCGGCCACTTG ACCACAGAGACCCCTTGGAGCAGGTGGCTGTGCTGGCATCTTTGGGAATCTTCTCTTTCCTGGGACTGGTAGCTGGGGCCCTGGCACTGGGGCTCTG GCTGAGGCTGAGACCAGAAGGGAAGGATGGACCCCGAAAGCCTGGGTTCTTGGCCCCGATGATTCCAGTGGATAAGCTTCCAG GAGTCCCAAACCTGTAG
- the IL11RA gene encoding interleukin-11 receptor subunit alpha isoform X2, whose amino-acid sequence MGVTEPLPALGARDEQQLLRAEQGPGGRGYSPGVCLFSLPPGLGPPRAPVSWFRDGETRLLQGPDSGLGHELVLARAESTDEGTYICRTLDGALGGMVTLQLGYPPARPVVSCQAADYENFSCTWSPSQVSGLPTRYLTSYRKKTVPGADGQRMSSSTGPWPCPQDPPGAARCVVHGAEFWSQYRINVTEVNPLGASTRLLDVSLQSILRPDPPQGLRVESVPGYPRRLRASWMYPASWPRQPHFLLKFRLQYRPAQHPAWSMVEPAGLEEVITDAVAGLPHAVRVSARDFLDAGTWSAWSPEAWGTPSTGPLPKEIPVGGQQLVQPEEELQADSPAPPRPSLLPDPRPLDHRDPLEQVAVLASLGIFSFLGLVAGALALGLWLRLRPEGKDGPRKPGFLAPMIPVDKLPGVPNL is encoded by the exons ATGGGAGTGACTGAGCCATTGCCAGCACTTGGTGCCAGAG ATGAGCAGCAGCTGCTCAGGGCTGAGCAGGGTCCTGGTGGCCGTGGCTACAGCCCTGGTGtctgcctcttctccctgcccccaggcctggggccccCCAG GGCCCCCGTGTCCTGGTTTCGGGACGGGGAGACAAGGCTGCTCCAGGGACCCGACTCTGGGCTAGGGCACGAACTGGTCCTGGCCCGGGCAGAAAGCACTGACGAGGGCACCTATATCTGCCGGACCCTGGATGGTGCACTTGGGGGCATGGTGACCCTACAGCTGGGCT ACCCCCCAGCCCGCCCTGTTGTCTCCTGCCAAGCAGCTGACTATGAAAACTTCTCCTGCACTTGGAGTCCCAGCCAGGTTAGCGGTTTACCCACCCGCTACCTCACCTCCTACAG aAAGAAGACAGTGCCAGGAGCTGATGGCCAAAG GATGAGCTCATCCACAGGGCCCTGGCCATGCCCACAGGACCCTCCAGGGGCTGCTCGCTGTGTAGTCCATGGGGCAGAGTTCTGGAGCCAGTACCGGATCAATGTGACTGAAGTGAACCCCCTGGGGGCCAGCACACGCCTGCTGGATGTGAGCTTACAGAGTATCT TGCGCCCTGACCCACCCCAGGGTTTGCGGGTTGAGTCAGTACCTGGCTATCCTCGCCGCCTGCGTGCCAGCTGGATGTACCCTGCCTCCTGGCCCCGCCAGCCCCATTTCCTGCTCAAGTTCCGGCTGCAGTACCGTCCAGCGCAGCATCCAGCCTGGTCCATG GTGGAGCCGGCTGGATTGGAGGAGGTGATCACGGACGCCGTGGCTGGGCTGCCCCATGCCGTGAGGGTCAGTGCCCGGGACTTTTTGGATGCTGGCACCTGGAGCGCCTGGAGCCCCGAGGCCTGGGGGACTCCGAGCACGG GGCCCCTACCGAAAGAGATACCAGTTGGCGGCCAGCAGCTTGTGCAGCCAGAGGAAGAACTTCAGGCGGACAGCCCCGCTCCCCCAAGGCCGTCCCTCCTACCAGACCCGCGGCCACTTG ACCACAGAGACCCCTTGGAGCAGGTGGCTGTGCTGGCATCTTTGGGAATCTTCTCTTTCCTGGGACTGGTAGCTGGGGCCCTGGCACTGGGGCTCTG GCTGAGGCTGAGACCAGAAGGGAAGGATGGACCCCGAAAGCCTGGGTTCTTGGCCCCGATGATTCCAGTGGATAAGCTTCCAG GAGTCCCAAACCTGTAG